One segment of Candidatus Neomarinimicrobiota bacterium DNA contains the following:
- a CDS encoding RnfABCDGE type electron transport complex subunit D — protein sequence MFGFGAGVILIIIRLYGGLPEGVMYAILLMNALTPLINRYTKPKPFGEVAA from the coding sequence ATTTTCGGATTCGGTGCGGGGGTGATCCTCATCATAATCCGGCTCTACGGCGGATTGCCCGAAGGAGTGATGTACGCCATACTACTCATGAATGCCCTCACTCCGCTCATTAACCGCTACACCAAGCCTAAACCTTTCGGCGAGGTGGCCGCATGA